In Solanum pennellii chromosome 7, SPENNV200, the following are encoded in one genomic region:
- the LOC107026314 gene encoding uncharacterized protein LOC107026314, with the protein MEASPILVCSKLPSSFGCNVSKQNIFSYRPLHKQLVSKLNLGIPKSHLRSSLSISIGDVNSSPLRPYIGGFRSLLLPVQCSGTYSNSTETDGPKRVFESIKGLSLESVKMGFSQLTPFKVLKWGLVFSVAIAASRWTMNVLVNPFFWMYFSMTWLYWPWLVAISLASYSLYCLNKHLRGEANVFEQFAVVTSVFTWLTLVPPAHFNGFLEGWPVVFFLVYHYFFFLNVSIRKRLYGDYNPREHDPKWDISLPNWQKLLFCVGVMAGHWFAAFEGPELHLIPGGWSNMGIWGLIAMTLFMQYHSTLYLAKYSEKVVVPTAVVQFGPYRFIRHPIYASTMLLFVTYCIALRAPLSALFIAVVCSVYYGNKAKLEESLMIENFGERYMEYASKVRYKLIPYIY; encoded by the coding sequence ATGGAAGCATCGCCAATTCTGGTATGTTCAAAGCTACCATCCTCGTTCGGCTGTAATGTATCAAAACAAAACATTTTTTCTTACAGACCTCTCCACAAACAGTTGGTGAGCAAGTTAAATCTTGGAATACCCAAATCCCACTTGCGTAGTTCCTTATCAATTTCTATCGGTGATGTCAATTCTTCTCCTTTACGGCCATATATTGGTGGGTTTCGATCGTTGTTACTGCCAGTGCAGTGTTCGGGTACATATTCAAACTCAACAGAAACAGATGGTCCAAAAAGGGTATTTGAAAGCATAAAGGGGTTATCTTTGGAGTCAGTGAAGATGGGGTTTTCTCAATTGACTCCGTTTAAAGTGTTAAAGTGGGGCTTGGTGTTTTCTGTTGCTATTGCTGCGTCCAGATGGACGATGAATGTACTTGTGAATCCATTCTTTTGGATGTATTTTAGTATGACATGGTTATATTGGCCATGGTTGGTGGCCATAAGTCTTGCAAGTTACAGTCTTTATTGCTTAAACAAGCATTTACGTGGGGAAGCAAATGTATTTGAGCAATTTGCAGTTGTTACTTCAGTTTTCACTTGGCTTACATTAGTCCCACCAGCACATTTCAATGGTTTTCTTGAAGGCTGGCCTGTTGTGTTCTTTTTGGTGTaccattatttctttttcttgaatgTGAGCATACGAAAACGACTGTATGGTGATTACAACCCAAGAGAGCATGACCCCAAATGGGATATTAGCCTTCCCAATTGGCAAAAGCTGTTGTTTTGTGTTGGAGTTATGGCTGGTCATTGGTTTGCAGCGTTTGAAGGACCAGAGTTGCATCTTATCCCTGGTGGATGGAGCAATATGGGTATTTGGGGTTTGATTGCGATGACATTGTTTATGCAATATCATTCCACATTGTATTTAGCCAAGTACTCAGAGAAGGTGGTTGTGCCTACTGCTGTCGTACAGTTTGGTCCGTACCGGTTTATTCGCCATCCTATTTATGCTTCAACCATGCTCTTGTTTGTTACTTATTGTATTGCTCTTCGGGCGCCTTTGAGTGCTCTCTTCATTGCTGTTGTTTGCTCAGTGTACTATGGGAATAAAGCTAAGTTAGAGGAAAGTTTGATGATAGAGAACTTTGGTGAGAGATATATGGAGTATGCAAGTAAAGTTAGATACAAGCTTATTCCTTATATTTATTAG
- the LOC107025565 gene encoding defensin-like protein: MGNSLRLFATFFLVAMLLLATGPITSVEARTCESQSHHFKGNCLSDTNCGSVCRTEGFTGGNCRGFRRRCFCTRNC, translated from the exons aTGGGGAACTCCCTTCGTTTGTTTGCAACTTTCTTCCTTGTAGCTATGCTGCTTTTGGCCACTG GACCAATAACAAGCGTAGAAGCAAGAACTTGCGAGTCGCAGAGCCATCATTTCAAAGGGAATTGTCTTAGCGATACCAATTGTGGTTCCGTTTGCCGCACCGAAGGGTTCACGGGTGGCAACTGTCGCGGTTTTCGTCGACGTTGCTTTTGCACCCGTAATTGttaa